A genomic stretch from Aedes albopictus strain Foshan chromosome 2, AalbF5, whole genome shotgun sequence includes:
- the LOC109425107 gene encoding cuticle protein has product MAFKFLALLALVAAASAVVLPVAVKHVEYAEAPAEYQFSYSVHDDTTGDVKSQQEERHGDNVVGQYTLVDADGFRRVVDYTADEHNGFNAVVRREPLTHKVVKTVVPVAKFVAPVAHHYVAPVPHVTKVTYPTYYHH; this is encoded by the exons ATGGCATTCAAA TTCTTGGCTCTCCTCGCCTTGGTGGCTGCTGCCAGCGCAGTCGTTCTGCCCGTTGCCGTCAAACACGTGGAATACGCAGAAGCTCCTGCCGAATATCAGTTCTCGTACTCTGTGCACGATGACACGACCGGAGATGTCAAGAGCCAACAGGAAGAACGTCACGGTGACAACGTCGTTGGACAGTATACCCTGGTTGATGCCGATGGATTCCGTCGCGTTGTGGACTACACCGCTGACGAACACAATGGATTCAACGCTGTTGTCCGCCGTGAACCTCTGACCCATAAGGTTGTCAAGACTGTGGTTCCAGTGGCTAAGTTCGTTGCTCCCGTTGCCCACCACTACGTTGCCCCAGTTCCTCACGTTACGAAGGTTACCTACCCAACTTACTATCACCATTAA
- the LOC109400353 gene encoding larval cuticle protein A2B-like, whose product MAFKFFAFLALVAAASAAVLPVALKHIEYHEAPAEYQFSYSVHDDHTGDIKSQQEERHGDNVVGQYTLIDADGYRRVVDYTADEHNGFNAVVRREPLTHKVVKAVVPVAKFVAPVAKVAVPVAKIAYPTYYHH is encoded by the exons ATGGCATTTAAA TTCTTCGCTTTTCTCGCCCTGGTCGCTGCTGCCAGCGCCGCAGTGCTGCCTGTTGCCCTGAAGCACATCGAATATCACGAAGCTCCTGCAGAGTACCAGTTCTCGTACTCTGTGCACGACGATCACACCGGAGACATCAAGAGCCAACAGGAGGAACGCCACGGTGATAATGTTGTTGGACAGTACACCCTGATCGATGCCGATGGATACCGCCGAGTAGTTGACTACACCGCCGATGAACACAACGGATTCAATGCCGTCGTTCGACGTGAACCTTTGACCCATAAGGTCGTTAAGGCCGTCGTCCCAGTTGCCAAGTTCGTTGCTCCGGTTGCCAAGGTCGCTGTTCCAGTGGCCAAGATTGCGTACCCAACTTACTACCATCATTAA